ctttttttcttctttatgtgaAGTGTATATGTTTTGTacgtgcatgtagttttgtttgaaggaagagagttgtctttattttttatcatatttattagTAATAATTAGCTTATTCATTGGTAACAAATTTccaaacacaagaaataaaggaacatGCAAAGGACAAATAAATATTCCTggttacaaggaaaaaaaaagtccttccttcacacctcaATTCTCTACTTACCGGCTTCTATAAACGGAAGGAGAGGTACCTTAAACATCCCTTAGGTAACCGTACACACCGAAATAAACACTTTTATCGTTACTGTTCATACTtactgaaaacaaaatatatgatgACCAATTTGTAGGTTTATCTTATGATACAATTAATAAAGCCTTACCATGCACcagtaaataagaataataacagtaaGGTTATGTTTTTAATTATGAATGCACATCAGCAGCAATTCATGTTGTATTTTTTGCTGCACATCGGTTTCTGAATTAACTACCCTAAGATAtcggagaaaataaaaaaaaattctaccgCTGATAGGTGTCTACCACCCTATGTGGGAACAAGATAATTCTTTGATAGACTGTGGAGGGACCAGCATGAGCTTGATGATGATCCCCTCATATATTAGCTATAAATGTGGTAAGAGACACGAATGCACCCGTAGCAACCAGGGGCGAGCAAGGGGTTGGGGCTGTGGGCGCGTAAGTACTCTccaattttttgtttattatgagCGAGGGTGTATATGTATAGTGCAAGGTAACAATAATGTAACAAGGCTTTCTGAAACGGTTAAATCAGATTCTGTGACTAACTGTGAGTATTTGAGTTCAATGATTTTACGTCTTTACGAGTAGCTAGAAATGTAAGAAAGGCTATAATTTCTGCATCACAAAATCACGTTTATTGTgtggaaaaggcaaaaaaaaaaaaaaaagatgttattTTATGCACGAAGATATAATTACTCACGAGATAGCGATGCCTATACTACACCTTGGGAGGTGTAGTTATTAGCGAAGCGCGTAGGTTGTAAACATCGATGTCTTACCGACATTTATTGCGTTAATGGATATCTTTTTCGGTAAGGGGTACGCTCGCATGTCGGTAGCGTGTCGTTAAAATATAGTAGATTCcacccttaaaagaaaaagataaaaagaaaaagaaaaaggaaaaaagaaaaggaaattcagaaataataataataaagtccTCTTAACACCACCTTCACCCAATAAGTCACatgcaccacacatcaccaaatAATACGTATTTTGAGCCTAAATAACGAGTAAAACATAAGTTTCAAAATGTCGCGTGTGTGTGGAGCTCCGACTCACGTTTCTGAAGGTCCTGCCTATACAGTGTACTGCACACATGTCTCTGCAGCACCGCCTTGACGAACTCGCAGCAACTTCGCATAAAGTGGCGCAAAATGCGGGTCAGAGCAACACTAGTGACTCCCTCGGCTCTATAAGACACACTGTGATTATCAAGGGCACATCTCCCCCCCACCTGAGCTCCGATGAAGACCGCCACGTCCTGTATGTGTTGAGGTAAGGTTGGTATCTGGGTTGATGTGGAAGGTGTGTAGTGGGTGTACCAGCGTCATGAAGATAATATCTTCATCACCTCACTTTGATCTCATGGGTATGTTAAATAATTTTGTTTGATATTATCCTGCAGTTGTTTGCAAgtcataatttttcttgattCTAACTGTCTTGTGCATGTTTAGCATTGTGCATGTTGGACCATTTGGAGATAGTCTTGcacttccttttttcatattggaCAGACCAGCCAAGGGCTAAAACCGGACCGGAAGAAGGAAATGTTGTGTTTTCTGATTAccaaagataattttttttttcatcagaacAACTAAAAAAATGTTAGATTATAAGATTGTTTACTTATTAGATTATTGTAATACAGTGACAGTTTTGCAGCAACATTAATGGTTCCATCTGATGACTGGGGCGTAGCTGTGCTGGTCTGTGAAGGCTGGAAACAGAGAgttattgtaagaaaaaaaaggtaaaacagTTTAATGGTTTGGTAAAGATTTTATATATGTGTTAGACTTTTATACACATTTCCATGATTCATATGCCTAGATAGCTCAGTTGGGAGAGCGTTAGACTGAAGATCTAAAGGTCCCCGGTTCGATCCCGGGTCTGGGCAGGCTTATATTTTTGggcagccgtggtacagtggaaccatgcgtgcttagGAGTCCGAGGGTTCTCCAagagcacgggttcgaatcctgtccacggtccgagtgtaggttgggcttcctcgctcagggcaacgatttcctagcgggtgtgctttgagataggaggtaccctaaaaagtaccccctttagcccataaattcccgtgaaataagactaattataaaaaaagtacaTTTTTGAAATGATTAACATTTGGATGAAGTGCAAGTAAGTTTAGAAGATTTGTGGACAGgattgtgtttgtggtgtgactCAAATAACTAAGAGTGAGCAGATGTGTTACGGCTTTTCCATAAATGCAAGACAGTAAATGAAGACTGTACTGGTGCCATGGTGAGGCTTATGGTGCAGGGAAGCACTCAGCTCGGTTACCTGCAGGTTCTTTCCAGGCCTTCCATGATGCTCTCTCTTAATTTGAATCTGTTAtgctgaagttttttttttttattattctattattacatAAGTATATGATGTCAATTTCTTTCTCAATAATTAAATTAGATTTTATGCAAACTTTCCATAATGTTGTTTATCACTTTGAAAATATTCTGTTTaacatatttgtatttttagttGCTAGTACATAATTACATTTCTCTCTGAATGAGTCATGATGGTGTTGCTTTTTCatcaagaacacaaagaaaaaagttcATTGCAGTATTATTGTACATCAGTTTCCTAATTCAGATTAATTGAAGACaggaattaagaaaaacaagtgGGGGAACAGAACACATGAGGGAGTAAGAACAGGATGTGCTGGAAAGGGAGCAGGATGAGAGGGTACTtataggaagggagagagaagagaggacatGAAAGATGTAGAAACCAATATTCTCAATTATTTAtactttttctggtaaactctggagttccctacctgcatctgtatttcaaACTTCCTATcacttgatttcatttaagagaattttcaatatatatatatatatatatatatatatatatatatatatatatatatatatatatatatatatatatatatatatatatatatatatatatatatatatatatatatatatatatatatatatatatatatatatatatatatatatagatatagtagtatatatatatatatatatatatatatagcagtattgtatatatatctatattccAATTTTCTCCCGGcactttaataataataataacaatagtaataataatagtaataataataataataataataataataataataataataataataataataataatagcatcaGTAGGTAGTTAATAGTAAAACTAattgtagtatcagtagtagtactagtaatagtaaattgtagtagttataatagtagtagtagtagtagtagttgtagtagtagtagtagtagtagtagtagtagtagtagtagtagtagtagtagtagtagtagtagtagtagtagtagtagtagtagtagtagtagtagtagtaattgtagttttagtattacTAATATTAGTAGAGGTacacaccactactattaataataatactaatactactatttctgctgctactactactactactactactactactactactactactactactactactaatgctgctgctgctacaattacaacaactactacaacttactagtactattactgctactactattagtttTAATATTAACTAAGTACtggtgctattattattattattatcattatcattatcattattattattattattattattattattattattattattattattattattattattattattattattattattattattattattattattattattattattattattattattattattattattattattattattatcattattatcattattattataatgtagAAAGGAACTcgaaagtgagggaagggagggagttggGGGGGAGGGACGGGGATGTTGGTAGGCGGGATGATTGGTGGGGGTAGAGAGGAGAGTGGGTGGGAGGAAATTGTGGAGTGGATGAAGGAGGTAGCATCAGGGGCGGGGTGGAGGGGGACGGAGGGGATGGGAGAcaaaggatgggaggaggagtggtaatGCAGTCACTGATTATTGGTGCTTAAATTTGAATATCTCAGTGCAATGGCGCAAAAATTAAACGTGGCACTGTATCAGAGAACTGCAGGGCAACTTCTCAAGTAAATGATTCTTGTTTGGTTGAggtgggacgtgtgtgtgtgtgtgtgtgtgtgtgtgtaattcaccacctcggtcgtctgctggtcacccagccagtcttcctcattacagagcgagctcagagctcataaaccgatcttcgggtaggactgagaccacaacacactccacacaccgggaaagggaggccacaacccctcgagttacatcccgtacctatttactgctaggtgaacacaccccacacattaagagccgcgcccatttgcctcgctgcttccctggactcgaacccggaccctctcggttgtgagccgagcgtgctaaccactatggtgtgtgtgtgtgtgtgtgtgtgtgtgtgtgtgtgttacactctctctctctctctctctctctctctctctgatgccaTCACAAGCCTAAAACTAacttttgtgattttatttatatattgtcCGAAAATTTTAGATAAAGGGAACTTTTTCAacgtgaaagaaagtgaaaatgataTCGGTATTACCGGTATTTTAATAAGGGATCGGTATATCGGTATCATAATTTCATATAAAAAAGAACCGTATCGATACATTTCAGAATATCGGTAATACCTAAACCGACTTCTATAGATACTGTACATCCCTAGTGCGGGATAATTCACCGCCAAAATGCCTTTGGTTGATGGGATCTCTCACGCTCTGTATTCCCGCCCACTTTTAACAGTCCTGGTAAAGCAGTTGGGTTATTCTGAGTGTAGAAGGGCCTTTAGCCCTTCTACACTCAGTGTTACGTAGTTCCTCTGTCGAACGATGATAAGCAATGGCCATCTTTCATTATGTCATTCTTCTGTAGCCTCAACATAAAAACCAACCACTGTACACATCCTGGTTTTCTTCCCTCAATGATTTCTTACTGCCGCATCTAAAACCATTAATGCATTGGATGATAGTAATAAGACACAATACTTTATTCTCAATaatgttttattattcttaaaAGACCGAGATACCATAATGCAGCCTGTCACCGTCTCCCACGTGTATAGGGATATACCAAATCCAAAAGTATACAACTGAGTGGTCTGTATAGTGAACCTGACACAGTTACGCGCTATTACTGTACGTCGCCAACACACTACGCAGGTGCGCCCAACACATGACTTCCTACAAGCTTCACTTCCACGTACTTTATATACTGGAGTCTGTGTTCGCTTTTGGTTCtgtaaagtaaggaaaaattacTTGCCTTCATCCTTTCGAGCAGTCATCTCTACTGGTCACTGCTTGATTCACATCCTGCGAAGACTGGTGAGGGATGAACAATCGGGTGTGACGTGACGAACCTCCGCCTGACACACAGCACAAGGGAGCGAGGCAGACCATTGGTTGACACAGGGCACTAGTTCATGAGAAGGGCATCTGGGCATCTGATGTTTGTGGATATGAAGAGAATGGGAGGATGCTGGTAGTTCAGGTGGTTTAGGACGAGACTGGGATCTCGAGAAGACAGGGAAACCAGATACTGTGGTGAATATAGGTCTGAAGGACGGTCTAAAAGCACCAGGATTCAGTGTGACAGGGCGTGCGTGTCCGGGCGTGGGTTGGGGAACTGCGGAGGGAAGAGTTGAGAAAGGCTGAACAACGGTGGGAAAGAACGGCGcaacggcagagagagagagagagagagagagagagagagagagagagagagagagagagagagagtacaacgtAAGAATTGCCTTTATTTCACTTGTATACATATGATAATGTTTGACAGTGACTGTGATTCCCATCTTTTTAATTCATCAAAGATTatgaagtaataaaaataaatcttaTCGTAACTTGTAGATCTCATGCCTACAAGTTACGAAGCatgtttatttcttcattatcgtTGATGAGTTAAAAATGGGAATCATTGTCAAACATTATTATAAGCATACAAGTGAAATAAAGGCAATTCTTACATTGTACTGTCACTatcatggctctctctctctctctctctctctctctctctctctctctctctcactattcgGCACTCACTACCAGACATTCACACCTCCCAGATCACTGTTTTACTCTGTACACATTATCGACAAAAAAGTCACCAAAAAGGATAAGCACTGGCATTGAGCTTCTTTCTAGGTTCACTGCACTAATACATATAtcaatctccttccctcctcaggcCACTGTCACATGATAATGTcacatacaaatacatatttcacccaccttttcttttcacatcaTTGCCATGTGCTAATACACttgtattttcatattattgAGTCTTTCATCGCTTCTCAGGCTACTGTCATGTACTAATGTCACCTGTAGTTCcttatttcaatttatttcttcttcctctaatctCTGGCTTCGTCAGTGTTTACCGCGTGGGTTATGTAATGGAGAAGAGGCTCTCATAGGTCCGGGTTACGAAATCTTATAGGGTTCCGAGAGAATTCTTAACATTTGAGGTACGTAAAAAGTTCGTAAGTGTTTGTTGAACAGCATTTAGCATTAATATGCATATCTTAAGGACATTAGAAATGGGGTGGTACAAGGTTAGTTGGGGGTAGTGATGAACTCTCCCCTACCTCGGTAACCTTTCCCAATCCCTTCCCTACCAAGTTTTGCTCTCCAGTGTCAGTGTAATCATTATACACAACTCGAAAATTTATTCAATTATTGTTACCCAAGATAATAATTTTACATAAGTAAGAATGATTGTACAAACTAAATGAAAAGTAGCTAAGTAACTAAATTGAAAATTTGGAAGCTAAATCTCACAAATAAGTTAAATTTAGCGATTTTTTCGCTAAATTGGCAACTCTGACGGTGACGCCCGTGTGACGTGTGTGAGAGAAAACTTGTGCTGGGGATGTGTTGGGTAACTCAAGGAAACACGGGCACTGTTACTTAGACTTAGAGCCGTGGCACAAACACAAGGCACGTAGGCTGATGAAACAGTGCAAGGGGATCGGCGAGGGTTAATAAGAGAAGTAGTTAGGCATGAAGACAAGTGATGCGTGGTGTGGAGACATGAGTGCCGAGGCTGTGTGATGACAGCTGGCGCGGGTGCCATTCCCCGCTGCAATCAGTTACATCATTGCTTGAGATACAATCATCACCACTTATGACTTTCTCCCGTGACGAGTGACCCACCCGCCGATCGGCAGACGCAAGGATGCCGAGGGAGGGAGGTCGGGACAGGGCGGGGCGGAGCTGCTTGGCTGGGGATGGAGTACTGTAAAGAAAGTATTGAGATAATCGGTTATAGCTCATGATCACAGTGGCATGGAGATCGGTATCTCTAATGAGACAGACTTTGGCGATATCCTGGCATGAGAGTTTGGTTACAGGTCTACATAGAAGAGTGgaccgtaaaaaaaaagaaaaaaaaaaacatgaatggcGGGGGGGAGGTGGCGAAGATAGCGACTGGCAGACTCTGGCTGGTGGCGGGGCGAGTGAGCGCGTCGCGTGCCGACGCCTCAGAAGTGGTGTGACTGTGAAGGTGAGAAGACGCGCGACTCGGCTGGCCGTTGTGTGCTTCACTTGTTGGCCACAACTTCGCACTCTCGTCTGTTTCTTGTCATGGACTTTGTACGTGGACTCGCCACCAGTGACCTGCCGTCCTGGGTGTAGGTAGTGACGAGGGCATGTactagtgctgtgtgtgtggagtgttgtgcTGTGTCTGGTGCTTGCGCGATGCTGGGGCACACCGGGATGCCTCGCGTCGGCCACTCAGTGACCTGGTCAGACCGGGAGGTGAGCGTCCTGTCGCCACCTGTACCGCACATTCTTGTGAACGTGGAGGGTTCGGCTCTGTCGCGCTTGGACCGATACTTTGATCCTCAGCCTCCCCCGAGGCCCGAAAAGCCCGTGGGTTTGTTGCCCAAGCCCTCCCCCGCTAAGGCGACCACGCAGGCCACGCCGGTGGGCGGACCGCCTCCCCTCATCGACGGGGCGGCTTGTAAGACATCGACATGGACTTACAAGCAGGTGACCACGGCCAGAAACTCTGGCGTGTCGGACAGCGAAAAGGGCGTGCGGTTCCGGCCGGAGCGGCGGGAGCGGCGGCCCGTGCAGAAGCTGCAATGGCGGGACAGCGCCTGGTCCCGCGGGTTCACCACTGGGAAGGACGATTACCTGGACCTCGACATGCGCatcacagcctcctcctccagcgagGGTTCCTCCCGCCACGCCATCAAGCGCATCCTGCTGCTCACTGAGAATTACCAGTACCGCGACGCTGCCGCCTTTATCCATCGTCTGCCCTCCGCCACCTTCAAAGTGATCGTGGACGAGCTGCCCATCGACGTGCTAGTAGACGCCATGCCGCACTCACTACCCATCCTGGAGGCGCTATACTGCAAGGTGAGCGACACCGCCCCCGCCGTCACGGGCTGCTCACGCATCCTGCGTCCCGAGGCCGTGGTGTGGCAGATGGTGCGCTTCTTCGCCCAGCAGGAGGAGTGCCTAACAGGGGACATTCGCTGGGAATTCTGCGGCCCCTTCGTCACCTCCTGCAAGAAGGTGCTGCGCGTTATAGCACGCTCTGAGCCCAAGATACGCAAGACATTGCAGCAGAGGCGGAAGCAGCTGGAGAAGGCCATCGAGGGCATGGGGCACCACGGCCTGGTGGGTACTTCAGACGAGTCGCTGCAGAGCCTCCACGACGCTCTCAAACTGGAGTTCGAGAAGGTGGTAAAGTCGTATACGCAAGCGCTAGAGAAGCTGGAGGAGCTGAGTCTAAGCAACAAGACGTCACTGCAGCGCAGCATCAGCCACGGGCCGGCGCCCATTCAGGCGTCGCACCAGCGGCAGTTGTCCATCACAcaggaggaggtgcagcagcGGCTCATCAAGAACAAGACGCTACTTAACGTGGTAGAGCCCACGCTCAACAACCACTCCCTGGACGTGCTGCTCGGCATCTTGCAGCGCCGCATCGAGTATGACAAGGAGTCGCTCTTCCAGTTCACGCAGCTGCGCAAGGAAGCCAAGGAGGTGGATGGCAACGCTGTCATCGCGCCTATCCTCATGCGCTACACGCACGGCTGTCAGCAGGTGAGCGTTTGTTCCTGACGCACAGGCAGGGTGGGGTGGCGGGTACGGCACGCCACCCTGGCAGAGATCACTTGTGTGCACCTGTCGTCCCCACCGGGCACCCCGTAACTCACTACACCACGTCCttccatccgtgtgtgtgtgtgtgtgtgtgtgcgtttgtctatgtgtgtgtgtgtgagagagagagagagagagagagagagagagagagagagagagagagagagagagagagacgtaaaacgCATCAGAGCAGGAATCAGTGCTGCACTCCCTCCTGGTGCTTGTTCTCTCGGGTTTGTCACACGCTCATAAATCTTGCTAATGGCGGGCAGTTTACCTCTGTAGGGAAGCTTTCAGTCCCAAGCTGTGTCTATGCCTCTCTGTActatgttcacacacacacacacacacacacacacacacacacacacacacacacacacacacggtaatcaGAGACAGCTACGCCGCGACTGCAGGCCAATGAAAGAGGGActcgtgtgtttgtttaatttttcattgaCGATCAATATGATGATGGTTTCTATCTGTGTGTCGTAggctgtttcttttatttgcaagtattcatggtactgaagcgtTCGTTAACTTTGCAGCATAGATTAGTAT
The Portunus trituberculatus isolate SZX2019 chromosome 23, ASM1759143v1, whole genome shotgun sequence genome window above contains:
- the LOC123507928 gene encoding uncharacterized protein LOC123507928 — encoded protein: MLGHTGMPRVGHSVTWSDREVSVLSPPVPHILVNVEGSALSRLDRYFDPQPPPRPEKPVGLLPKPSPAKATTQATPVGGPPPLIDGAACKTSTWTYKQVTTARNSGVSDSEKGVRFRPERRERRPVQKLQWRDSAWSRGFTTGKDDYLDLDMRITASSSSEGSSRHAIKRILLLTENYQYRDAAAFIHRLPSATFKVIVDELPIDVLVDAMPHSLPILEALYCKVSDTAPAVTGCSRILRPEAVVWQMVRFFAQQEECLTGDIRWEFCGPFVTSCKKVLRVIARSEPKIRKTLQQRRKQLEKAIEGMGHHGLVGTSDESLQSLHDALKLEFEKVVKSYTQALEKLEELSLSNKTSLQRSISHGPAPIQASHQRQLSITQEEVQQRLIKNKTLLNVVEPTLNNHSLDVLLGILQRRIEYDKESLFQFTQLRKEAKEVDGNAVIAPILMRYTHGCQQVLEMLKEAVEEDGGHQIGEEDEGSDVSGYHSDSDSAIMMSGNSPYVSKHARFNFLTRSVRDRSRVGVRSALPFTTVPPCSSSSGVSSGSSDTQSQGSGGGDSKSDSPTPEGTRKNGEVVSAGVAGVSVRCGKGHELSVPAARASAPSGVRESAALRQEVETLRAEITKARQTILHMQEREKKLKDRLGDRAARGLERGNTRLENVNLGERRPTALVRKYGNLYAQARVDTLDSLDALPDLKNAEELKSKLLFSVVVLAFRSAHSSAQALREEVRRILQVPPPPPTGEAKDNHLLYDTNAFSLEQSVSAFVTANIEKRDLSKNVEEVCQQIWATLYDYPSLKNCEGLLQYVKDCVRLAWGLSNQVPPYVIDYETRTYRKDYHVRFHVADPECDAIKTYLWPALLEGPGGPCVQKGVVIT